One Myxococcota bacterium DNA segment encodes these proteins:
- a CDS encoding choice-of-anchor tandem repeat GloVer-containing protein has protein sequence MLKLIAAILLVSATSCTRQQSASSLNGDTGSGDSPASNPTSPPVNPQQYHRLVGSTGTSLFSIPTGGGSFESIQNLDPSKGQEPYGAMLKASDGKLYGLHSVGGSHGFGVLFQLDPSSGEYRIKHEFADTDGALPKGSLIQVQNGKLVGLATGGGNTGNGVIFEFDPAGDVYTVVHEFDAAESDGSNPYGALIESADGKLYGYAYAGGLNGAGTLYSFDLGSRTYQKEWTFDPTSGANPRGRLIQGADGLLYGLTYQGGANGCGVLFSFNTDTKTYTDLYDFTDTTGSYPKGSLLLVGEQLYGLTSAGGTSDKGVLFSFEPGATPAYQVKYNFDNVHGSTPEDSLVRAASDGALYGLTSAGGASDKGVLFTFNLESLSLTVLYDFTGQIPLGSLIEID, from the coding sequence ATGTTGAAGCTGATTGCCGCCATCTTGCTCGTCAGTGCTACCAGTTGCACGCGGCAGCAGTCAGCTTCGTCTCTCAATGGCGATACAGGATCGGGCGACAGCCCTGCTTCAAATCCCACTTCGCCTCCCGTAAATCCACAACAATACCATCGGCTCGTGGGAAGCACTGGCACCAGCTTGTTTAGCATCCCCACAGGCGGCGGCAGCTTTGAAAGCATTCAAAACTTAGATCCATCCAAGGGCCAAGAACCTTATGGGGCAATGCTCAAAGCCTCTGATGGCAAACTGTACGGACTTCATAGTGTTGGCGGCTCGCATGGCTTTGGTGTCTTGTTTCAACTAGATCCAAGCTCGGGCGAGTACCGCATTAAACACGAGTTTGCGGATACAGACGGCGCACTTCCCAAAGGATCGCTCATTCAGGTTCAAAATGGCAAGCTGGTGGGCCTCGCTACCGGCGGCGGTAATACAGGAAATGGGGTTATCTTCGAATTTGATCCAGCGGGCGATGTTTACACGGTAGTCCATGAATTCGATGCCGCTGAATCGGATGGCAGCAATCCCTATGGCGCTCTCATCGAGTCAGCCGACGGAAAGCTGTATGGCTACGCCTATGCCGGCGGTCTCAATGGCGCAGGGACGCTTTACTCTTTTGATCTGGGCAGCAGAACCTATCAAAAAGAATGGACTTTTGATCCAACCAGCGGTGCTAATCCACGAGGAAGGTTGATCCAGGGGGCAGACGGACTATTATATGGGCTGACATATCAAGGTGGCGCCAACGGATGTGGTGTATTGTTCAGCTTTAACACCGACACCAAAACTTACACCGATCTATATGATTTTACCGACACCACAGGATCGTACCCCAAGGGCTCTCTCCTTTTGGTTGGCGAGCAGCTTTACGGACTGACCAGCGCCGGCGGCACGTCCGATAAAGGCGTTTTGTTCAGCTTTGAGCCTGGTGCCACGCCAGCATATCAAGTTAAGTACAATTTCGACAATGTTCACGGCTCAACGCCCGAAGACAGCCTGGTGCGTGCAGCAAGCGACGGAGCCCTCTACGGGCTGACAAGCGCTGGTGGCGCGTCAGATAAAGGCGTTTTGTTCACATTTAACCTTGAAAGTCTGAGCTTAACCGTACTCTACGATTTCACCGGCCAGATACCGTTGGGCTCTCTCATTGAAATTGATTAG
- the dut gene encoding dUTP diphosphatase — MNLRRPSLNHLRINITAKSENLIPKKGTAHAAGFDLCADLDSPRTLSPGQRLLVPTGISIALPEEYEAQIRPRSGLALKNGVTVLNSPGTIDADYRGEIQVILINLGSEPFEILPGMRIAQMVIAPVTVSDLVCIDALTATERNAGGFGSTGL; from the coding sequence ATGAATTTACGGAGGCCCTCTTTGAACCATCTCAGAATTAATATCACGGCAAAATCGGAAAATTTGATCCCTAAAAAAGGCACCGCTCATGCGGCTGGCTTTGATCTTTGCGCCGATTTGGACTCGCCTCGCACGCTGTCTCCCGGACAACGTTTGTTGGTTCCAACGGGCATATCGATCGCCCTTCCCGAAGAGTATGAAGCACAGATTCGCCCGCGCTCTGGGTTGGCGCTGAAAAATGGCGTCACTGTCCTTAACTCCCCGGGCACCATCGATGCAGATTATCGGGGTGAGATTCAGGTTATCTTGATCAATTTAGGTAGCGAACCATTTGAGATCTTGCCAGGCATGCGCATTGCTCAAATGGTGATCGCGCCCGTCACCGTGTCCGATCTGGTTTGTATTGATGCTTTGACCGCCACCGAGCGAAACGCTGGTGGCTTTGGTTCGACCGGCCTTTAG
- a CDS encoding DEAD/DEAH box helicase, which produces MNAFSDFNLLPSIQTSLTENGFVKPTEVQQRVVPILLNGGSAVGVSETGSGKTLAFALPILHLLKTLETGGNPVSVDGQPRAAIIVPTRELGEQVSRVFKPFTHATRLRIRTVLGGSTIDVAKKNIAGPFEVLIATPGRLIKLLDRSLVNLSDVRVLVFDEADQMLDQGFLPDAERIAADCPKSCQMALFSATVSGKVQNLIDKLFSKVELVRSQGSHRLVKGLTTINTKVIDGKRFIILEKILAESVRGGTLIFTNTREQCDKLADELKKKGMPCAIYRGEMDKVERRGNLKAFREGTIKYLIATDLGSRGLDVEHVERVINYHLPQQIENYIHRVGRTARAGRKGTVINLVTERDQPLIEQLESIKR; this is translated from the coding sequence ATGAACGCATTTTCTGATTTCAATTTGCTCCCATCTATCCAAACGTCTTTAACGGAAAATGGTTTTGTAAAACCGACGGAAGTTCAACAGCGCGTGGTGCCGATTTTATTAAATGGCGGTTCAGCAGTCGGCGTTTCCGAAACTGGCAGCGGCAAGACCCTGGCCTTTGCTTTGCCCATTCTGCACCTACTGAAAACTCTAGAAACCGGCGGAAACCCGGTCAGCGTAGATGGCCAGCCACGAGCCGCAATCATCGTACCCACCAGAGAGCTAGGCGAGCAAGTCTCGCGCGTATTTAAGCCTTTTACCCATGCCACCCGCCTTCGAATTCGTACCGTGCTGGGCGGCTCAACCATTGACGTGGCTAAAAAGAATATTGCTGGTCCTTTTGAAGTCCTCATCGCAACACCAGGCCGCTTAATCAAATTGCTCGATAGAAGCCTAGTCAACTTAAGCGACGTTCGAGTCTTGGTCTTTGATGAAGCAGATCAAATGCTCGACCAAGGCTTTCTGCCCGATGCCGAAAGAATCGCAGCGGACTGCCCTAAATCGTGCCAAATGGCGCTCTTTTCAGCGACAGTTTCAGGCAAAGTTCAAAATTTAATCGATAAGCTATTTTCGAAAGTCGAACTAGTTCGCAGCCAAGGCAGTCATCGCTTAGTGAAAGGTCTGACCACCATCAACACCAAAGTCATCGACGGCAAACGTTTTATCATCTTAGAAAAAATTCTGGCCGAATCCGTTCGCGGCGGAACCCTAATTTTCACTAACACCAGAGAACAGTGCGACAAACTAGCCGACGAACTTAAAAAGAAAGGCATGCCATGCGCCATTTATCGGGGCGAAATGGACAAAGTCGAGCGCCGCGGCAATTTAAAAGCCTTCCGCGAAGGCACCATCAAATATTTGATAGCCACTGATCTAGGCTCTAGAGGCCTAGACGTTGAACATGTCGAGCGTGTGATTAACTATCATTTGCCGCAGCAAATCGAAAACTACATCCATCGCGTTGGCAGAACGGCGCGAGCAGGCCGAAAGGGAACGGTGATAAACCTGGTCACCGAGCGAGACCAGCCTTTGATAGAGCAGCTAGAAAGTATAAAACGCTGA
- a CDS encoding DUF4360 domain-containing protein: MKNLSLWFLIFGMRAFAGEITIDQVVVGGSGCMPTTTETFLSSKHLSIRVEPEAYEVISGGRKTCMLVLPAHLSAQTKVKIASIEFKGQHDLSGGGRATIQAELFAAGTSAKPLSWSMGGASRGLDTVLLAPDDQSAVWSGCGSNDSTSLRINTSLLVQNGNMKITSMRIKLSVSPC, translated from the coding sequence ATGAAAAATTTAAGCTTATGGTTTTTGATATTTGGGATGCGGGCCTTTGCTGGTGAAATCACCATCGATCAAGTGGTCGTGGGGGGCTCTGGGTGCATGCCTACTACAACAGAAACTTTTTTGAGCTCCAAGCACCTATCTATACGCGTCGAGCCAGAAGCTTACGAGGTTATTTCGGGCGGGCGCAAGACCTGCATGCTGGTGCTGCCGGCGCATCTGTCTGCTCAAACCAAAGTGAAAATCGCTTCGATTGAATTTAAAGGTCAGCATGATTTGTCGGGGGGCGGCAGAGCCACGATTCAGGCGGAGCTTTTTGCGGCTGGGACAAGTGCTAAGCCCTTGAGCTGGTCCATGGGCGGCGCATCCCGCGGCCTCGACACTGTTTTGTTGGCGCCTGATGACCAAAGCGCGGTTTGGTCAGGTTGTGGCTCTAACGACAGCACCTCGCTGCGAATCAACACCAGTTTGTTGGTGCAAAACGGCAATATGAAAATCACCAGTATGCGGATTAAGCTGAGCGTAAGTCCTTGCTAA
- the ftsY gene encoding signal recognition particle-docking protein FtsY: MMFSIIGFILMLGFLGGIWAVFRKKPAPALTGHAKDLETALLKADFGATTTRALLGESQTTEGLKEEVRQILSQKVASGLEQKDSPTVILFVGVNGVGKTTSIGKVAMRLKNEGKRVMLGAGDTFRAAAGEQLAVWAERTQSELVSRPNADSAAVLFDAVAKAKQEGCDFVLCDTAGRLHTKDNLMEELKKVHRVLGKAMPGAPHEVFLVLDGTTGQNALAQAREFMEAAPITGIVLTKMDGTAKGGIVVAINKELGIPVRFIGTGEQASDLKPFDANEFTEALFEPSQN; encoded by the coding sequence ATGATGTTTAGCATAATTGGATTTATTCTGATGCTGGGTTTTTTGGGCGGAATTTGGGCCGTTTTCCGCAAAAAGCCGGCTCCAGCTTTAACCGGCCATGCTAAAGATTTGGAAACAGCCCTGCTGAAGGCTGATTTTGGCGCCACCACCACCCGGGCGCTCCTGGGTGAGTCTCAAACGACTGAAGGTCTTAAAGAGGAAGTTCGGCAGATTTTAAGCCAAAAAGTTGCCTCAGGCCTGGAGCAAAAAGATTCACCTACGGTGATTTTGTTTGTGGGCGTGAACGGTGTCGGAAAAACCACTAGCATCGGCAAAGTTGCCATGCGCCTCAAGAATGAGGGCAAGCGCGTGATGTTGGGCGCCGGGGATACTTTCAGAGCAGCCGCTGGCGAGCAGCTAGCGGTATGGGCTGAGCGGACGCAAAGTGAGCTGGTTTCAAGGCCAAATGCTGACTCTGCTGCTGTGCTTTTTGACGCAGTTGCCAAAGCCAAGCAGGAAGGCTGCGATTTCGTTTTGTGCGACACCGCCGGCCGGCTGCATACCAAAGACAATTTGATGGAAGAGCTGAAAAAAGTTCACCGGGTATTAGGTAAGGCGATGCCTGGCGCGCCGCATGAAGTATTTTTGGTGCTGGACGGCACCACTGGTCAAAACGCATTGGCTCAGGCCCGAGAGTTCATGGAAGCCGCTCCCATTACTGGTATTGTTTTGACGAAAATGGACGGCACCGCCAAGGGTGGAATTGTGGTGGCAATTAACAAAGAGCTTGGTATCCCTGTGCGCTTTATCGGCACTGGCGAACAAGCCAGCGATCTTAAACCTTTTGATGCAAATGAATTTACGGAGGCCCTCTTTGAACCATCTCAGAATTAA
- the cysS gene encoding cysteine--tRNA ligase encodes MELSFFNTLKRLVETFKPIEPGKAGLYTCGPTVYNYAHIGNLRTYIFEDILSRTLSLAGFQVDHVMNITDVGHLESDEDAGDDKMALASKREKKSPWDIARYYEEAFFKDCAALNLLRPNLVCRATEHIEEMQTMISTLIAKGLAYSVDGNVYFRISKFKDYAKLSRRNLDEMLDVARVDVDTRKEDPRDFVLWFSQSKFPNQIMKWESPWGVGFPGWHIECSAMASKYLGEHFDIHCGGIDHISVHHTNEIAQSEGCFGHQWVNVWMHGEFLVLDKGKMSKSSGEFLTLQTLIKNGFDPMHYRYLCLGAHYRSQLFFSYEALEGAKNAFESLKNRVIGWKLDPQKGSTPEKAAEYKARFEKALANDLDMPVALSVLWEMAKDAGLGSAAQLQLIAHFDQVLGLGVDKFQKPTLSEDLMTLIADRENARSSKDWAKSDDLRNQLAEKGVFLKDGATGTDWYIR; translated from the coding sequence ATGGAACTTTCTTTTTTCAATACGCTTAAGCGGCTCGTAGAAACCTTCAAACCCATTGAGCCTGGCAAAGCTGGCCTATATACCTGCGGCCCGACGGTTTATAATTACGCGCATATTGGCAATTTAAGAACCTACATTTTTGAAGATATTTTGAGCCGGACTTTGAGCCTTGCTGGCTTTCAAGTAGATCACGTGATGAACATCACGGATGTGGGCCATCTCGAATCAGACGAAGATGCTGGCGACGACAAAATGGCACTGGCGTCCAAGCGCGAAAAAAAATCGCCTTGGGACATTGCCAGATATTACGAAGAAGCCTTTTTCAAAGACTGTGCTGCGCTGAACTTGTTGAGACCGAATTTGGTCTGCAGGGCCACGGAGCATATCGAAGAAATGCAGACCATGATTTCGACTTTGATCGCCAAGGGGCTCGCTTATTCGGTTGATGGCAACGTCTATTTCCGTATCTCAAAGTTTAAGGATTACGCCAAGCTTTCCAGGAGAAATCTTGACGAAATGTTGGATGTTGCTCGGGTGGATGTGGATACCCGCAAAGAGGATCCCAGAGATTTCGTTCTATGGTTTTCTCAAAGTAAATTTCCCAATCAAATCATGAAGTGGGAATCCCCCTGGGGCGTTGGCTTTCCAGGCTGGCATATTGAGTGCTCCGCCATGGCGTCTAAGTATCTGGGTGAGCATTTCGATATCCACTGCGGGGGCATCGATCATATTTCCGTACATCACACCAATGAGATCGCCCAGTCCGAAGGATGCTTTGGGCACCAGTGGGTCAATGTTTGGATGCACGGCGAGTTCTTGGTTTTAGATAAAGGCAAGATGTCGAAATCAAGCGGCGAATTTTTGACGTTGCAAACGTTAATCAAAAACGGCTTCGATCCCATGCATTATCGATATCTATGCTTGGGCGCGCATTATCGATCACAACTGTTTTTCAGCTACGAAGCTTTAGAAGGGGCGAAGAACGCATTTGAATCACTGAAAAACAGAGTGATTGGCTGGAAGCTCGACCCGCAAAAAGGCAGCACGCCGGAAAAAGCGGCTGAGTACAAAGCGCGTTTTGAAAAAGCGCTCGCCAATGATTTAGATATGCCAGTGGCCCTGAGCGTTTTGTGGGAAATGGCGAAAGACGCAGGGCTAGGCAGCGCGGCGCAGCTTCAATTGATCGCTCATTTCGACCAAGTGTTGGGTTTAGGTGTGGATAAGTTTCAAAAGCCGACGCTTTCCGAAGATCTGATGACCCTAATCGCCGACCGCGAGAACGCAAGAAGTTCGAAAGACTGGGCAAAATCCGATGATTTAAGAAACCAATTAGCCGAAAAAGGCGTCTTCCTAAAAGACGGCGCTACCGGTACCGACTGGTACATAAGATAG
- a CDS encoding SET domain-containing protein-lysine N-methyltransferase produces the protein MRFLLLLLSLNLSAYRSFDSEYEQASKKILGSCTASEKAKKLCKLTPVHKAVLAGNLKALKDLAADGAKIDGLARSGFTPAHFAALAADRKMLDTLYDLGASRTVRDANGGTPDEIWNRTHIEDAQVNLWNDELSAVEAITGEEFTSRTGARFVTSIKISPLTLAKEWMDGFRPVPSGVIAAFKDGITKSYRSFEADRSPKLYIKKVDDAVGYGLFASQDFKKGDIIAEYEGEWMRKPPTVDSDYNTPNVDGAHLRGYAAFAAHGLPNAFHTQHPKTGGLQMVEVLVASRDIKAHEAIMWNYGTHEIIWEMYKEQSPAKLDAHILKNGLKFASTGFSWENMDNQNIFVYVMQTPTVFFRLLFEQRIPADELQFILEHELLGMGSHDPIFAALRTRTIEAIRLTDGMGQAERKVLWDFLAERAAEGNSQIFIQFLGSIQKYLPMLPKYSDLAWRKTWVDTCDVVEKDSKYAKRGDCRNPIVSEYRELFERKNDL, from the coding sequence ATGCGATTCTTATTATTACTTCTATCTTTAAATCTGTCTGCTTATCGAAGTTTCGATTCTGAATACGAACAGGCTTCAAAAAAAATTCTCGGCAGTTGTACAGCTTCGGAAAAAGCGAAAAAGCTGTGTAAGCTTACCCCGGTTCATAAGGCAGTTTTGGCCGGTAATCTTAAGGCCCTTAAAGATCTAGCCGCTGATGGTGCGAAAATAGATGGTCTTGCGCGGTCCGGGTTTACGCCTGCTCATTTCGCAGCCCTGGCAGCAGATCGAAAGATGTTAGACACTTTGTATGATCTGGGCGCTTCTCGGACAGTTCGCGATGCAAACGGTGGCACACCTGACGAAATCTGGAACCGCACGCATATTGAGGATGCGCAGGTCAATTTGTGGAATGATGAACTCTCTGCGGTTGAGGCAATTACCGGCGAAGAATTCACCTCTAGAACGGGCGCCCGGTTTGTGACTTCGATAAAGATCAGTCCGCTTACCTTAGCTAAGGAGTGGATGGACGGTTTCAGGCCAGTACCGAGTGGCGTAATTGCGGCGTTTAAAGACGGTATCACAAAATCCTACAGGTCTTTCGAAGCAGATCGATCACCAAAACTTTATATCAAGAAAGTTGATGATGCGGTGGGTTACGGCTTATTCGCAAGCCAGGATTTTAAAAAGGGCGATATTATCGCCGAATATGAAGGCGAATGGATGCGAAAGCCGCCTACGGTGGATTCGGATTATAATACCCCCAATGTGGACGGTGCTCATTTGCGAGGTTATGCCGCTTTCGCCGCCCATGGTCTACCAAATGCATTTCACACCCAGCACCCCAAGACTGGCGGATTGCAGATGGTCGAAGTTTTGGTTGCCTCTAGGGATATCAAAGCTCATGAAGCGATTATGTGGAATTATGGAACCCATGAGATTATTTGGGAAATGTACAAGGAACAATCGCCGGCAAAGTTGGATGCTCATATCCTAAAAAACGGGCTAAAATTTGCCTCCACAGGATTTAGTTGGGAAAACATGGATAATCAAAACATCTTTGTATACGTGATGCAGACGCCGACGGTTTTCTTTAGACTGCTATTTGAACAAAGGATTCCTGCCGATGAATTGCAATTTATTTTAGAGCATGAATTGCTCGGCATGGGTTCGCATGATCCAATATTTGCCGCGCTACGCACCCGAACGATTGAGGCAATTCGTTTGACTGACGGAATGGGTCAGGCGGAACGAAAAGTTCTATGGGATTTTTTGGCTGAACGTGCAGCAGAAGGCAATTCGCAGATTTTCATTCAATTTTTGGGAAGTATCCAGAAATACCTTCCTATGTTGCCAAAATATTCTGACCTGGCTTGGCGTAAAACTTGGGTGGATACCTGTGATGTTGTAGAAAAAGACAGTAAATATGCCAAAAGAGGCGATTGCCGAAATCCTATTGTCTCCGAGTATCGCGAGCTATTTGAGCGAAAAAATGATCTCTAA